The following nucleotide sequence is from Vitis vinifera cultivar Pinot Noir 40024 chromosome 14, ASM3070453v1.
GAACTTGTTTTTTCACTTGGCTAGCTGGGTcctgtttgattcccaagaaaaagTACATATTTTGAGCCAAAGTCATAACCAAACCATGgaaagatcaaaagaaatcataGTTGATTCTTCTGAGAATATTATACAATGGAGCTCATATAGACACCTAAACATAGAAACCCAAGAGCATACGATATTTATATAGAGACAACTACACCCATAAAAGCTAAAATCATAGAAACAGCTAAATGGGTAGTAGCTAGCAGAACCCAGAATGTCCTTAAACCAAGAAGGAAATGACTCAAGGTGGAACATATCCACCCCCATTACCTCTGCCATGTGAGTTCCCTCTCCCTCCATAACCCGGCCCATACCCGCCTCCATCGTAACCCGGGTCATCTCCACCGTTAAACCCATCACCAGGCCCACCATAGCCCGGCGAACCATAGCCGGGTTCATAATCTGATCCGCCAGGGCTACCATAATCAGGATCATAGTCATATCCACCTGGCCCTCCACCCCCGTACCCGGATCCAGGCCCAGTACCAGGACGGCCACCGCCCGGTCCAGACCCAATTCCACCGCCATACCTAGGCCCATTTCCCCCACCATACCGGCGCCCAAATCTGCCAAGTCCAGGCCCTGTTACACCACCATTCCCGGGTCTAGTTCTACCCCCAAGTCCTGCCCCGGTTCCACCACCATAGCCAGGCCCAATTCCACCTCCACCGGGTGGTCTCCTGCTAAAGGGTGGTAGGCTTCCACCACCAATGCCTGGCTGTATAACAACACCAATGCCTGGCCCTGTGCTGCCTCCACCTGGAAAAAGAGACCCAATTGTTTGCACTTGCTTTACATcttctgttttcttttcattgAGCCCATGGTCAGCTCCATCTGTCATGCCACCTCCCTCATTTTCACCATGCACCACTGCAGCCATCACTAGCACCATGGTCACCCAACACCTAAGCTTTAAACAACCCATCTTCTAGGTGTTCAATACCAATCTAGACGAGCATTTTCCCATTATTTATAGGTCTTTATTCAAGGGCAATACtgaaaattttccttctttatatatatatatatatatatatatatactttgcATGGGGTTACTTGTTATCAAATCGCACATATTTGAGAGTGAAACTCAAGGGTAACTAATATTCAAGCAAGCTCAAAGAAATAAGTGGTAGATGGCTAAGATCTGCCAGCATTTTCCTCAAAATAAATGTGTGAATTTATTTCACCCTCTGTTTCCCAATTAACTGCCACTGAGAcacttttaaatttcatttacttCATCACCATAACTCCCTCTGTCCTTCATGGCAGAGTCATGCTAGGAAGGATAACTCTATGGCCATTTTTCACGACACGTCGGCCCTGCTGCGATTTC
It contains:
- the LOC104881396 gene encoding uncharacterized protein LOC104881396, coding for MVLVMAAVVHGENEGGGMTDGADHGLNEKKTEDVKQVQTIGSLFPGGGSTGPGIGVVIQPGIGGGSLPPFSRRPPGGGGIGPGYGGGTGAGLGGRTRPGNGGVTGPGLGRFGRRYGGGNGPRYGGGIGSGPGGGRPGTGPGSGYGGGGPGGYDYDPDYGSPGGSDYEPGYGSPGYGGPGDGFNGGDDPGYDGGGYGPGYGGRGNSHGRGNGGGYVPP